The Dasypus novemcinctus isolate mDasNov1 chromosome 2, mDasNov1.1.hap2, whole genome shotgun sequence genome contains the following window.
GCTGGCAGCCCCCAGGCCAGGACGTACGGCACACTTAAATGGAGGAATTTTCCCTACACATACCAAGTTTCCCCATCTGTTACACCCCAAGTCACAGTAAAGGCTGGGGCCGTGTTGCCACTTGCCCCCCTCACTGGTCCAGGGGCTCTCTGTTCACCACTGTCCCCAGCACCCTGTATTTTCTTACACCTAATCGGCCCTCTTCCCTCACTTCCATCATTTATTTGGCCTCTGAACCTATTTTTTCACAACCCTTGATAGAAGCACTGCCATCAGGCTTGCAGCTAGCCCCTGTGACGCCGTTGATGGCCAGTTAACTCATCACAGATACCTCCACGTGCATGTTCTCACGTTCACACCCAGTCACGGTCACCCACGGTCACACGCAGCCGGTGCCATGCACTGCCAGGAGTCTGCTCTGGGACCCAGGGATAGAACCAAGCTGGGGCCCGCTCCCAGGAGCTCTCGGGCCAGGGTGCAGAGAGACGTGCCGCCAGGCGTTCCGATTTGATGACCCTGTTTGTTCAGCGCAGTCCCGTGGACCTCAGACCTGCCAGGTCCTGGGCTGGGGATTTGACAGCAAAGCAAGCCTGGGACCCGTCCTCGTGGGGATGGCCGAGGCGGGGGGCAGAGACAGACGATGAACAAGCCAGAAATTCATACCTAATTATAGACTGTGGTCCGGGCGAGGATGGAGGGAGGAGATTCTGAGGCCGGAACCTCGAAGCCAAGCccggaaggaggagaaggagctgCGATGGGAAGGGGGGCCGGCCTGCTGCTGCCCGGCGGCTCCTGGCCGGCCCCGGCGGCCCGCAGCCCACGCGCTCAGGCTTTGTGGCAGCCTGCACTGCCCCCGTCAGTTCAGGGTCGGTGCTCCTGTCTTCTCCGCTGGCGCTTGAGCTTCTTGGTTCCCTGCCAGGCAGGCGCCCTACCGACCATCGCCTGCACCCAGGGCGGAGGCACAGAATGGTCCGGGGTGGGAGGTGACGGAGGACGCGGATGGTGACATCAGGCATTTACGAAGCACCTGCCCTGTGCTCAGTGTGGGGACGGGGGACGGGAGCGGACTGGGAATGGTTATCCCAGGGTGGTGGGAAgggagggtgtgtgtggggggaggcagGAGTCCTCTCCTGTCCCTGAATGGAAGAGAAGTTCTTTCCAGAATCTCTGCAGACGCGGCGGCCCCGTTCCCATGGAGTTTGGCCCAGCACCTGCCCCACTCAGGGGGGCCCCGAGGGAGCCCCTGTCCCTGAGCCCACATCCTCGCCCCCTCCATCTCTCGGGGTGGGGGGCCAGGACCCCCTTCCCAGACCCCACTACCCCACCAACCTGGCCAGGAGCCTAGAGCCCTGACCCTGCTGGGCCTGGCAGCCTCCTGGGTGGGGGGGGTCTCTGGTGCCGGGACGACCCTGCGCCTGGCTCACCTGGGGCTCCCCCATCCGCCTCCCAGTGGTCTTGCTGTGGAGCCCGAGGGCCCAACGACTGGAACCTCAATATCTACTTCAACTGCACTGACTTGAACCCGAGCCGGGAGCGCTGCGGGGTGCCCTTCTCCTGCTGCGTCCGGGACCCCGCGGTGAGTCGGCGGCATCCCGGCGGCCAGGCCCCAGCTGGGGAGACCCCACCCCACGCCCCTGCTTGCTCGCCCCTGCTCTGGGGGCCAGGGAGTTGTGGGGAGGCCGTTTTCCCCGGGGGTGCCCCCTCCGGCGGGGGAGTCGGTGGCGGTGGGCTGCTGGGGCCGGGCTGCTTTCCCTCCCCAGCCAGACCCGAAATGGCAGGACCACGGTGGTGGGGACGGGCCCAGAGGGCTCCTTGCACCCCGTCTTCACGCCTAAATGCGGCTCCCGGCCTGGGCTGCGGGTGccccggggctgggggctggcgTCGCTCCCTCAGCCGTGGGTGGGGGGCACAGCGAGCGTTGCCTGGGCCCTGGCTGGCCGCCACGCCGCGGGACCCCATGCTCAGGTGCGGGGCCGGGGCGCGGCTCTAACCTTCGTCTGGCGCCCTGCAGGGCCTCTTCTCACTGGGACCCCACCCAGGCAAGCTCACCCAAAACACCAAGGCCAGGGCTCCCCGTTCCTGCAAGCTGCAACGGGCAGGGCTCTGAGCAGGGGGCGCCCCGCGCCAGCTCCGCAGCCCCACAGCCTGGCGCCTGGGGCTGGCTTCAGAGCGGTGGCCAAGGCCAGGTCTCCTTCCAAGAGGGGCCTCTTGATGGCCCCGGGGACAGTGGTCCCTGCTTCCCAGGTCGCTGAGCAGCCTTCTCTCCTCAGGAGGATGTCCTCAACACCCAGTGTGGCTATGACATCCGGCTCAAACTGGTGAGGGGGCTAGCCTGGGGGATAGGGCTAGGGAGGCAAGCTCCGGGACCGGGCCAGGGTGACGGGGCTGGGGGTGCAGCGGGGGCACTGGGATGGGGGGCCCTTGCCAGGGGGTGGGGGCCTGAAGTCCAGGACCCCCCCAGGCCCCGGGGCTCAGCTCTACTGCTTGCCCAGCATTGACCCTCGACTTTGGGGCCCCAGTGCTCAGTCGGACAGACAGACAGGCTGTCAGGCAGCCTGCCGGCCCCGCATTCCAGGAAGCGCACACATCAGTCAGTCCGCGTGAACATCCCGGCAGCGGTTTCAGCCAAGGGCTTGGGAGAAAGCGAAGGAAGGGAGGTGATGGGACGGAGGGCTGCGCCCCCAGAGGGTGGGAGCGGGGGGTGTGGCTGCACGGAGcccaaggagaaggaggagggcagCCGCGCCCAGAGCCCACAGGCAGCAGGTGctcggcgagcggggccggggcgggcgagCTTGGCCAGCgggggggagagcagggcggaggggcgTCTGAGATGAGGCCGCGGCGTGTGTCCCCAGGAGCTGGAGCAGCAGGGCTCCATCTACACCAAGGGCTGCGTGGGCCAGTTTGAGAAGTGGCTGCAGGACAACCTGATCGTCGTGGCGGGGGTCTTCGTGGGCATCGCCCTCCTCCAGGTGCTGCCGggcacccccccacctccccgccccaggccccaggccgcCCCCGAGCCCCTCAGCAGCCTCCCCGACTCCTGCCCTCTGTCTTCCAGATCTTTGGCATCTGCCTGGCCCAGAACCTCGTGAGTGACATCCAGGCGGTGAAGGCCAACTGGTGAGGCCGCCACACCGGCCACCGCCACCCTCCTGGCCCGCCCGGGGCCCCACGGTGCCCGTGACAGGCCAGGCGGCAGGAGATGCTTCTGCTTGGACCCgagccccctcccccaccgcgGGGCTCCCGTGTGGGTGCGCTGTGCACCCATGGGGAAAGCCACCTGGGCCTGGGCGGGGCGGGTGCTCTGGGCCATGACCGTGAAAGgggtgtgtgggtgggtgtgcCCAGCGATGGAAGGGTGCCAGGCCCTCCAGGGCACTAGGAGGGCCCAGGCCAGTTGGGGCGGGTGGGCACCGTTGGGGGGGGGAGGCTGCACCTGCTCCTCCATCCGGGTTCTGTGCATGACTGCCGGGGATCAGGCTTTGGGGCCTCCTGCCGCCCGTGACGTCAGAGCCCGCGTCTCTGCCGGCTGGGAGCCAGCCGGTCGCCCACTCGGCCTCAGCGACCCAGACTCGAAAATGGGTCCAAGGGTTTTCTCTCCCTTGCTTGCCTCTCAGGATCAGACGTCACGATGGCTACAAACCgctcaaataaacaaaacctatGAAACCCACCGGCTCCCGCCCACCGTGTCAGAGGCTCTGCTGGCCACGTGCCTCTGCCGAGCCCTCTGGCCGGGGTCCCCGGCGCACACCCACCCTGCCGATGTGTTTCCTTTGGCCTGGGGAATTTATACATTGGAGCCATCCTTT
Protein-coding sequences here:
- the TSPAN17 gene encoding tetraspanin-17 isoform X2 — encoded protein: MPGKHQHFQDPEVGCCGKYFLFGFNIVFWVLGALFLAIGLWAWGEKGVLSNISALTDLGGLDPVWLFVVVGGVMSVLGFAGCIGALRENTFLLKFLATGILAFVFKDWIRDQLNLFINNNVKAYRDDIDLQNLIDFAQEYWSCCGARGPNDWNLNIYFNCTDLNPSRERCGVPFSCCVRDPAEDVLNTQCGYDIRLKLCSVGQTDRLSGSLPAPHSRKRTHQSVRVNIPAAVSAKGLGESEGREVMGRRAAPPEGGSGGCGCTEPKEKEEGSRAQSPQAAGARRAGPGRASLASGGESRAEGRLR
- the TSPAN17 gene encoding tetraspanin-17 isoform X1, with product MPGKHQHFQDPEVGCCGKYFLFGFNIVFWVLGALFLAIGLWAWGEKGVLSNISALTDLGGLDPVWLFVVVGGVMSVLGFAGCIGALRENTFLLKFFSVFLGLIFFLELATGILAFVFKDWIRDQLNLFINNNVKAYRDDIDLQNLIDFAQEYWSCCGARGPNDWNLNIYFNCTDLNPSRERCGVPFSCCVRDPAEDVLNTQCGYDIRLKLCSVGQTDRLSGSLPAPHSRKRTHQSVRVNIPAAVSAKGLGESEGREVMGRRAAPPEGGSGGCGCTEPKEKEEGSRAQSPQAAGARRAGPGRASLASGGESRAEGRLR